In the genome of Curtobacterium sp. MCLR17_036, the window CCTACGGCCCCACCGAGGACCCGAAGATCGCCATGTCGATCACCAACTCCGGCTCGAACAGCTGCCACTGGGACCTCGGCTCGGCGCAGCAGGTCCTGACGATCAGCTCCGGTGAGGAGCAGTACTGGTCATCGAAGGACTGCCAGACCGGCGGCACCCACCAGGACGTCACCATCAAGGCCGGTCAGACCCTCACCACGCCGGCGATCGAGTGGGACCGCACCCGGTCCTCGACGACGACCTGCGACTCGTCGCGGCCGGCCGTCACCGGCGGGGGAGCGAGCTACCACCTGCAGGTCGGGGTGGGGAAGGTCGAGTCGAAGCGCTCGGCGCAGTTGGTGCTGAACTGAGGCTGGCGGGGCGCCGGGCGGGGCTTGGCGTTCGGCGGGGCGCCGGGCGGGGCTGGGCGCTCGGGGCTGTTGAGTGTGTCGCGTAAGCGACTGATCTCCGCGGATGGTTCGCGGCACACTGTCGCTTTCGCGGGTCCGTCGCTGCGGTGATGCGGCGCTCGACGTGCGCACGGACGGACGGGAGGCGCGGTGCCAGCTGGTGCCGCGCCTCCCGTCCGGCGGTGGTCGCGACCAGGGCAGGGTGGCGACGGGCGGGGTCCCGTTGCTCGGTCGGGTGGTTCGGGGACGCTTCGCACAACCGGAGTGCGTCCACGCCGGGTCGTGTGCCGGTTCCGGTGCACTGTGGTTGTGCGGCGTTCCCTGCCCGGGGACAGCAAACGGCCCCGTCGTCCGAAGACGACGGGGCCGTTCGAAGCTGATGTGATCAGCCGAGGACGGTGATGTTCTCCGCCTGCGGGCCCTTGCGGCCCTCGGTGATGTCGAACTCCACCTTCTGGTTCTCCTCCAGCGACTTGTAGCCGTTGCCGGCGATCGCGGAGAAGTGCGCGAAGACGTCAGCGCTGCCGTCGTCCGGGGCGATGAAGCCGAAGCCCTTTTCGTTGTTGAACCACTTGACGGTACCGGTAGATGCCATGATGGCGTTTCCTTAGCTTTCTTGCGTTCCGCCATGGTGCGATCGCACCTGCGGAGCCCCGACGTACGTCGACGGGGGTGATGCGCCACGCGGGCAGGTGCCGGCGGGACGGGTTCGGGATCAGGTCTGACGACCGGTGATCCTGGTAGTCCGAGTCAGGGGCAAACCACCTGACCAGGACGTTGAGCGCCGCCGAAGCGGTTTCACCAGGCTAGCGTGCTCCGGCTCCGCTGGCTACCCGTTCTCGCGACGCGTTCTCCACGGCACAGCGAAATCTGGTGGAATCGTTCCGATGGCAGACAAGGAACAGCGCTTCCGGAGTGAACAACTCGAGGAAGCCCTCGCGAAGCAGGACGTCGCTGCGGTGGCGTTCGCGCTGCGCAACGACATCGTGATCGTCCCCCGACTCGTCACCGGCAAGAAGGACATGCAGGTGCGGGTGTTCGGCCGTGAGGGCTCGGACAAGCGCATCCTGCTGCTGTTCTCGTCGGCAGACGCCTACACGGCGATGGTGCCCGACGAGAAGATCCGACAGGTCATGGTCTACGACGGACCGCGGCTCGAGGAGTTCCTCGCGGCGCACCTCGACCTGCTCGAGGGCGTGTTCTTCGACATCGCCGGCCCGCACACCATGCAGGCGACGCCCGAGGACCTGCTGGCCGCATTGCGCGCCTGAGGGGCGGCGGGGCGGCTCGTGCAGGTGCCCGCGTCGGTGCACCTGCCCCGGCGTGTGCTCGTGCGTGCCGGTGCTCGCACGTGCCGGTACTCGCACGTGCCGGTGCTCGTACGTGCCGGTCAGAAGGCGCGGTCGAGTTCGCGCTCGCGAGCGGACTGGGTCATCGAGAACGCGACCCGGAGTGCCTCGCGCAGGTGACCGGAGTCCGCGCCGAGCACCGTCGTGAAGCCGAGCCGCTTCGCCTCGGCCACCCGCTGCTTCGTCCCCGTGGCCGGGCGGATCTCGCCGGCGAGGCTGATCTCACCCACCGCCGCCAACGTGTGCGGGTACGGGCGGTCTCGTGCGGCGCTCGCGAGCGCCAGTGCGATGGCGAGGTCGGCACCCGGCTCGGTGAGCTTCATGCCGCCGACCGTCGAGACGTAGACGTCGGCATCGGAGAGCTTCAGCCCCGCGCGCCGTTCGAGGACGGCGAGCAGCATCGCCACGCGTGACGAGTCGACACCGTTCACCACGCGGCGCGGCTGCGGGGCGGAACTCGGCACGATGAGGGCCTGGACCTCGACCGGCAGCGCCCGACGCCCTTCGAGCGCGACGGTCACGCACGTGCCCGACACCGGGGTGGCGTTCTTCGACATGAACAGGCCGCTCGGGTCGGGGACCTCGTGGATGCCGTCGCCGGCCATGTCGAAGCACCCGACCTCGTCAGTGGGGCCGAAGCGGTTCTTCAGCGCCCGGACGAACCGGAGCGCGGTCTGGCGATCGCCCTCGAAGTGGCAGACGACGTCGACCAGGTGCTCGAGCAGCCTGGGGCCGGCGATCGTGCCGTCCTTCGTCACGTGCCCGACGATGAGGACCGGCAGTGCGCGGTCCTTCGCGATCCGGATCAGGGTCGAGGCGACCTCGCGCACCTGTGACGTCCCACCGGCGATGCCGTCGATCGCGCCCGACGAGATCGTCTGCACCGAGTCGGCGATGAGCAGGTCGGGCTGCACCTGGTCGATCTGCCCGATGATGACGCCGAGGTCGACCTCGCTCGCCAGGAAGAGCTGGTCGTGCATGGCGCCGGTGCGCTCGGCACGCAGGCGGACCTGGTCGACGGACTCCTCGGCGCTGACGTAGAGGACACGCTTGCCGGCCGACGCCGCACGCGAAGCGACCTCGAGCAGGAGCGTCGACTTGCCGACGCCGGGTTCACCGGACAGCAGCACTGCCGCTCCGGGAACGACGCCGCCGCCGAGCACCCGGTCGAACTCGCCGATGCCGGTCTGCCACCGCTGCACCGACGTGCCACGGGCCTCGGTGA includes:
- a CDS encoding cold-shock protein is translated as MASTGTVKWFNNEKGFGFIAPDDGSADVFAHFSAIAGNGYKSLEENQKVEFDITEGRKGPQAENITVLG
- a CDS encoding SseB family protein; the protein is MADKEQRFRSEQLEEALAKQDVAAVAFALRNDIVIVPRLVTGKKDMQVRVFGREGSDKRILLLFSSADAYTAMVPDEKIRQVMVYDGPRLEEFLAAHLDLLEGVFFDIAGPHTMQATPEDLLAALRA
- the radA gene encoding DNA repair protein RadA, with protein sequence MARPQSLYRCTECGWTSVKWVGRCGECQTWGTVEDSSAASASSRGTAAVAVTGTRVARPITEARGTSVQRWQTGIGEFDRVLGGGVVPGAAVLLSGEPGVGKSTLLLEVASRAASAGKRVLYVSAEESVDQVRLRAERTGAMHDQLFLASEVDLGVIIGQIDQVQPDLLIADSVQTISSGAIDGIAGGTSQVREVASTLIRIAKDRALPVLIVGHVTKDGTIAGPRLLEHLVDVVCHFEGDRQTALRFVRALKNRFGPTDEVGCFDMAGDGIHEVPDPSGLFMSKNATPVSGTCVTVALEGRRALPVEVQALIVPSSAPQPRRVVNGVDSSRVAMLLAVLERRAGLKLSDADVYVSTVGGMKLTEPGADLAIALALASAARDRPYPHTLAAVGEISLAGEIRPATGTKQRVAEAKRLGFTTVLGADSGHLREALRVAFSMTQSARERELDRAF